From Demequina lutea, a single genomic window includes:
- a CDS encoding ROK family glucokinase → MDAVGVDIGGTKIAVGVVDPAGRILAKVRRPTQPKDPASIDAAIADAIAELSRTYNIKAVGVAAAGFASSDRNHMTFAPNIAWRDYPLGDNIRALIGKDDVTVVVENDANAAGWAEFAHGAGKGTNTMVMLTIGTGLGAAIVVNGELVRGAYGFAAELGHICLVPGGLPCGCGQRGCWEQYASGSALTREARRAAADRTVRAARLLEKAGGDPAAIKGPHVTQAAVEGDELAIELLRDLGTAIGEGCASIAAVLDPEVFVIGGGVIAAGDLMLGPAREAFAKHLTASGHRPLSPILAADMANDAGIVGAAALAREAVPLEF, encoded by the coding sequence GTGGACGCCGTTGGAGTCGACATAGGGGGCACGAAAATCGCGGTGGGAGTGGTCGACCCTGCAGGGCGCATCCTCGCGAAGGTTCGCCGTCCCACTCAGCCGAAGGACCCGGCGAGTATCGATGCTGCCATCGCCGATGCGATCGCCGAGCTTTCGCGCACCTACAACATCAAGGCCGTGGGGGTCGCCGCTGCAGGTTTCGCGAGTTCCGACCGTAACCACATGACGTTTGCTCCCAACATTGCTTGGCGCGATTACCCCTTGGGCGACAACATCCGCGCGCTAATCGGCAAGGACGACGTCACTGTGGTTGTCGAAAACGACGCCAACGCCGCTGGTTGGGCCGAGTTCGCGCACGGCGCAGGCAAGGGCACCAACACGATGGTCATGCTCACGATCGGCACGGGACTCGGCGCCGCGATCGTCGTCAACGGCGAGCTCGTGCGCGGCGCATACGGATTCGCGGCCGAGCTTGGTCACATATGCCTCGTCCCCGGCGGCTTGCCTTGTGGTTGCGGACAGCGCGGATGCTGGGAGCAATACGCGTCGGGATCCGCGCTCACGCGCGAGGCCCGCCGAGCGGCAGCCGACCGTACCGTGCGGGCCGCGAGGCTCTTGGAGAAGGCTGGGGGCGACCCCGCCGCAATCAAGGGCCCGCACGTCACCCAGGCGGCGGTGGAGGGCGACGAGCTCGCGATCGAGCTTCTGCGTGACCTTGGAACCGCCATCGGCGAGGGCTGCGCGTCGATAGCTGCCGTTTTGGACCCTGAGGTGTTTGTCATTGGGGGAGGCGTGATCGCCGCTGGTGATCTTATGCTGGGACCGGCGAGGGAAGCGTTTGCCAAGCACCTGACCGCGAGTGGTCACAGGCCTCTGTCTCCGATTCTCGCGGCTGATATGGCCAACGATGCCGGGATCGTGGGGGCGGCCGCGCTCGCACGGGAGGCAGTCCCGCTCGAATTTTGA
- a CDS encoding lysophospholipid acyltransferase family protein, with product MYYQLFKHVLLGPGLKVYYHPWSEGLENVPKDGAAILASNHLSFSDSIFLPLVLKRKVVFLGKAEYFTGKGVKGAATRAFMEGVGTIPVHRGGGRSSEAALRTGMQVLDAGELLGIYPEGTRSQDGRLYRGKTGVARLAIEAGVPVLPVAMMGTDVAQPVGQKVPSRVEIGVRIGEPIDIDAYRGRQDDREALRELTDKVMSAIQKLSGQEYVDRDSAQYKRALAVAERDARAKGDA from the coding sequence ATGTACTACCAGCTCTTTAAGCACGTGTTGCTTGGCCCTGGGCTCAAGGTGTATTACCACCCATGGTCAGAGGGCCTCGAAAACGTGCCCAAAGATGGCGCAGCCATTCTCGCGTCGAACCACCTTTCGTTCTCCGACTCGATCTTCTTGCCGCTCGTGCTAAAGCGCAAAGTGGTGTTCCTTGGCAAGGCCGAGTACTTCACCGGCAAGGGGGTCAAGGGTGCCGCAACGCGCGCATTCATGGAGGGCGTCGGCACCATCCCCGTGCACCGTGGTGGAGGGCGCTCATCCGAGGCCGCGCTGCGCACGGGAATGCAGGTTCTCGACGCGGGCGAACTCCTTGGCATCTACCCCGAGGGCACGAGGAGTCAGGATGGTCGGCTCTATCGCGGAAAGACGGGGGTCGCACGGTTGGCGATCGAGGCGGGCGTACCCGTGTTGCCCGTCGCGATGATGGGCACCGATGTGGCGCAACCGGTGGGTCAGAAGGTTCCCTCGCGGGTCGAGATCGGGGTGCGCATCGGCGAGCCCATCGACATCGACGCCTATCGGGGTCGCCAAGATGACCGTGAGGCGTTGCGCGAACTCACCGACAAGGTCATGTCTGCTATCCAGAAGCTCTCTGGCCAGGAATACGTCGACAGGGACTCGGCGCAGTACAAGCGTGCCCTCGCCGTTGCCGAACGCGACGCGCGGGCGAAGGGCGACGCTTAG
- a CDS encoding class II 3-deoxy-7-phosphoheptulonate synthase gives MTTGDEALAAAGVDAYLACESRQQPNWPDGEALASAVAKLKQVPPLVFAGEADVLRGHLAAAGRGEAFVLQGGDCAEIFSEATADRIRNKIKTILQMAVVLTYGASTPIVKIGRMAGQYAKPRSSDLETRDGVTLPAYRGDIVNSSAFTEESRIPNPQRLVDAYHVSASTLNLIRAFTTGGFADLRRVHQWNRGFAANPAYAAYDQVAGEIDRAVRFMSAAGGDFEALKTVEFFSSHEALLLDYERALTRIDSRSGLPYDCSGHFLWVGERTRQMDGAHVAFMSKIHNPIGVKLGPASTAADAVALAERLNPNNIPGRLTFVARMGADKVRNVLPGLVEGVRDAGVFVTWLSDPMHGNTFTSESGYKTRHFDTILDEVKGFFDVHHDLGTVPGGIHVELTGDDVTEVMGGTAEIDDEGLAKRYETKVDPRLNHEQSLELAFLVSELLSQREHPSLHDLDEA, from the coding sequence ATGACGACCGGCGACGAGGCACTTGCCGCCGCAGGCGTCGACGCATACCTCGCGTGTGAATCCAGGCAGCAGCCAAACTGGCCGGATGGCGAGGCCCTCGCGAGTGCGGTCGCCAAGCTAAAGCAGGTCCCGCCGCTCGTGTTTGCGGGAGAGGCCGACGTGTTGCGCGGCCATCTTGCGGCCGCCGGCAGGGGAGAGGCCTTCGTCCTGCAGGGTGGCGATTGCGCGGAGATCTTCTCCGAGGCGACCGCCGACCGGATCAGGAACAAGATCAAGACGATCCTGCAGATGGCGGTAGTGCTTACCTACGGTGCCTCGACTCCGATCGTCAAGATCGGCCGCATGGCGGGCCAGTACGCCAAGCCGAGGTCATCTGACCTGGAAACGCGCGACGGGGTGACCTTGCCCGCCTACCGCGGGGACATCGTCAACTCGTCCGCGTTCACCGAGGAATCCAGGATCCCAAATCCGCAGCGACTCGTCGACGCGTATCACGTCTCCGCGTCGACCCTGAATCTCATCAGGGCGTTTACGACCGGCGGTTTTGCCGACCTGCGTCGTGTTCACCAGTGGAACAGGGGCTTCGCGGCCAACCCCGCGTACGCCGCCTACGACCAGGTCGCAGGCGAGATCGACCGGGCGGTCCGCTTCATGTCTGCGGCGGGCGGCGACTTTGAGGCGCTCAAGACCGTGGAGTTCTTCTCGAGCCACGAGGCGCTCTTGCTCGATTACGAGCGTGCCCTCACGCGCATCGACTCACGCAGCGGCTTGCCGTACGACTGCTCCGGCCACTTCCTGTGGGTTGGCGAGCGCACGCGACAGATGGACGGCGCCCATGTCGCATTTATGTCGAAGATTCACAACCCGATCGGCGTGAAGTTGGGCCCGGCCTCGACGGCAGCCGACGCTGTCGCTCTCGCCGAGCGGCTCAACCCCAACAACATTCCTGGGCGCCTCACGTTCGTGGCGCGCATGGGTGCCGACAAGGTGCGCAACGTGCTTCCCGGACTTGTCGAGGGAGTGCGCGACGCGGGCGTGTTCGTGACCTGGCTTTCGGACCCGATGCACGGGAACACCTTCACATCGGAGTCCGGGTACAAAACGCGCCACTTCGACACGATCCTGGACGAGGTCAAGGGTTTCTTTGACGTGCACCACGATCTGGGCACCGTGCCGGGAGGCATCCACGTCGAGCTCACAGGCGACGATGTCACTGAGGTCATGGGTGGCACGGCCGAGATCGACGATGAGGGCCTTGCGAAGCGATACGAGACCAAGGTGGACCCGCGTCTCAATCACGAACAGTCGCTCGAGTTGGCGTTCCTCGTTTCGGAACTCCTGTCGCAGCGCGAGCATCCCTCCCTTCACGACCTCGACGAGGCCTAA
- a CDS encoding pyrophosphate--fructose-6-phosphate 1-phosphotransferase has translation MSVRRVALLTAGGFAPCLSSAVGGLISRYSEIAPEIEIIAYEHGYWGLLQGKKIVISDVVREKAAVLHDFGGSPIGNSRVKLTNAADCVKRGLVKEGQNPLQVAADQLKADGVDVLHTIGGDDTNITAADLAAYLHENNYDLTVVGLPKTIDNDVVPIKQSLGAWSAAEQASVFAQNVIGEHRSGPRMLIVHEVMGRSCGWLTAAAAMKYREWLNTQEFLPEIGLSKGRWDIHAVYIPETSIDLDAEAERLKAIMDAQGNVNIFLSEGAGVPEIIKEIEEAGGEVARDPFGHVRLDSINPGNWFAKQFARRLGAEKVMVQKSGYFSRSAKANEQDLRLIQSMVDLAVECALRGEAGVIGHDEEDGDRLKAIAFPRIAGHKPFDTTTEWYTELLEDIGQS, from the coding sequence ATGTCCGTTCGTCGTGTTGCGCTCCTCACCGCAGGTGGCTTTGCCCCTTGCCTCTCTTCGGCCGTTGGCGGCCTGATTAGCCGCTACTCCGAGATCGCGCCCGAGATCGAGATCATCGCGTATGAGCACGGCTACTGGGGACTGTTGCAGGGCAAGAAGATCGTGATCTCCGACGTCGTGCGTGAGAAGGCGGCGGTGCTGCACGACTTCGGCGGCTCGCCCATCGGCAACTCGCGAGTGAAGCTCACGAACGCGGCCGACTGCGTCAAGCGCGGCCTCGTTAAGGAGGGTCAGAACCCCCTTCAGGTCGCCGCGGACCAGCTCAAGGCCGACGGCGTCGATGTGCTCCACACGATCGGAGGCGACGACACGAACATCACGGCGGCCGACCTCGCCGCGTACCTGCACGAAAACAACTACGACCTCACCGTCGTTGGCCTTCCCAAGACGATCGACAACGATGTGGTGCCGATCAAGCAGTCGCTCGGCGCCTGGTCGGCGGCCGAGCAGGCCTCGGTCTTCGCCCAGAACGTGATTGGCGAGCACCGCTCGGGACCGCGCATGCTCATCGTTCACGAGGTCATGGGCCGCTCGTGCGGTTGGCTGACGGCGGCCGCGGCGATGAAGTACCGCGAGTGGCTGAACACGCAGGAATTCCTGCCCGAGATCGGCCTCTCGAAGGGCCGCTGGGACATTCACGCCGTGTACATCCCCGAGACCAGCATCGACCTTGACGCCGAGGCCGAGCGCCTCAAGGCGATCATGGACGCGCAAGGCAACGTCAACATCTTCCTGTCCGAGGGTGCGGGCGTGCCCGAGATCATCAAGGAGATCGAAGAGGCCGGTGGCGAAGTGGCACGCGACCCCTTCGGTCACGTGCGCCTCGACTCCATCAACCCTGGTAACTGGTTCGCCAAGCAGTTCGCCCGTCGGCTGGGAGCCGAGAAGGTCATGGTCCAGAAGTCGGGCTACTTCTCCCGTTCCGCCAAGGCAAACGAGCAGGATCTGCGCCTCATCCAGTCGATGGTCGATCTGGCGGTCGAGTGCGCCCTGCGCGGCGAGGCTGGCGTCATTGGCCACGACGAGGAGGACGGCGACCGCCTCAAGGCGATCGCGTTCCCGCGGATCGCTGGCCACAAGCCCTTCGACACGACCACCGAGTGGTACACCGAGCTCCTGGAAGATATCGGGCAGTCATGA